From the genome of Phycisphaerae bacterium:
CCGCCGCCGGATTCGCCAGCACCAACCTCCCCATCCCCTGGCTCGCCAACAAACGACTGGCCTTTACGTTCGGTTGAAAAACACCAAAATGTTAGTTGGCAGAAGGTCCGTGGGAATCAAGGCTAGAAGGGCAATCGCTTCGGCGACACTCGATACCCGTCGCCCGATGCCAAAGAAGGAGGAGTTAACCAGCTTGAGGAGTTTCGCGGACATGGCCATGTCCCGGCCGATGATCCGCCCCACGGTCTGGGCGTCTGAGCACTCGGCGTTGGCGGCCTGGGTGATCTCGAGGTAAAGCGTCGGCAGACTGGGCAGCGTCTGGCAGCCGCCCACAATGTCCCGCAACCGTTCGTTACCGGCGAAGCCCTGGGCGGCACACGCCCGGGCGACAGCATCGATCAGCCTGTCGGCCTCGATCGGCTTCGAGAGAAACCGATGGGCGAGATTGACGGCCTTCCGCGTGCCCTCCTCGCCTGGATGACCGGAAAGGACGATCCGAGCCATCCGCGGGTAGCCCTGAACAACCCGCTCCAGAAGGGCCGCGCCGTCCATGCCCGCCATCCTCATGGCCGTCACAATGACGTCGTGGGGGGCGGCAGCCAGCTTGGCCAATGCCTCCTCCCCGCTGGCCGCGAAGGACATGTCCCAGGCATCACGCTGCTTGCGCAGGAGCCTCTGCAGCCCGGCGATCGCGTGGGGGTCATCGTCAACGAACAACACTCTCGTCTTGTTCATTTCTGATCCCCCTGGATCCTGGCGGCAGCCGTGATTCGGTTAGGCACGCGGATGATGAAAATGGTACCGATGCCAACCTGCGACTCGAAGGTGAGGGAGCCACCGTGTTTCTGGACGACGATCTGGTGGGCGATGCTCAGGCCCTGCCCCGTCCCCTTGCCGACTTCCTTCGTGGTGAAGAACGGCTCATAGATCTTGTGCCGGATCTCCTCCGGAATACCCGTTCCCGTGTCCGCAATCGAGATCTCCACCGACTCGTCCAAGGGCCGCGTCCGAACCGTGATCTTGCCTCGCTGCCTGGTGTCCCCGATGGCATGGGCGGCGTTCACCAGGATGTTCAAAAACACCTGGTTGAGCTCGCTGGCGCAACATTCAACCGGCGGCAACTCGCCGAAGTCGGTTTCGACGTCGGCCACGTACTTGTACTCGTTGCGGGCGATGGTCAAAGTGCTTTCCAGGGCATGGTTGATGTCCACGGCGGATACTTCTCCGCGATCGATATGCGAGAAGTCCTTCATCGCCCTGACAATGTGGCTGACGCGACGTACGCCATCCAGGCTCTGAGAAATGGCCTTCGGCGTATCCTCGATGATGTAATCGACATCATGCTCGCGCTCGGCCTCCTCGACCGCCCGAACGGCCTCCGGCGTCACCGTCCCGGCCTTGACCATCTGAACCAGTTCGCGATACCGACTCTCAACCGCGACCAGATCCTCAAAGGCCGAGGACAACGCCTGGAGATTATCACCAATGTACTGGATCGGTGTATTGATCTCGTGAGCGATCCCGGCGGCCAGCTGGCCGACCGACGCCAGCTTCTCCTGCTGGAGCAGCTGACGCTCGGCATCGAGCAGAGACTGACTCCGCTCCTCAACCAGACGCGCCAGGCTCTCTCGAGAGGTCTCCGCTTGGTCCTCGTGCCGCCCCCGCCCGCCGACCTGTCTGGAGGATGCCAGGCGACCCAGCAGCCAGAATACGCCCGCGCCCCATCCCCCACCGACCACAACGGCCCAGGCCGCCCCGTGGGTCAGCGCTGCTTCCCCACGCCGGTACGCGTCCCTCGGCGTTTCAACCTCGAGCGTGATCGCCGGACGGCCATGGACATCCCGAAGGCAGACCGAGCCAACCCACGTTCCCCCATCGATCCGCCTGACCTGAAAGTCATCCCCGCCAGAAACCGGCCACCCCGCGGTCCCAGCCTGAAACCCCCCTTCCGCCGGCCGACAAACGTGAAGCTCCAGCATCGTCGCGGCCGCCAGCTCCCGAACCAGCCGGCCGTCCAGAAATCGTCCCAGCAGCAAGGTGCCGCGCGACGGCTTTCCGGCGTCACCAGACACGATGGGATGCCCGGCCGCAAGCATTGCACCCTCGGGCAGCAGCAGGAGCCCGCTCGCGCCATGGCCATCCTCACTTCGCAGCAAGGGCGAGTCCGGGGTCAGGAGGGACAACAGACTCTCCGGCATGGCCGTCCCCCGTCTGGCATCAGGCGGCCAACCCTCCGCA
Proteins encoded in this window:
- a CDS encoding response regulator, which codes for MNKTRVLFVDDDPHAIAGLQRLLRKQRDAWDMSFAASGEEALAKLAAAPHDVIVTAMRMAGMDGAALLERVVQGYPRMARIVLSGHPGEEGTRKAVNLAHRFLSKPIEADRLIDAVARACAAQGFAGNERLRDIVGGCQTLPSLPTLYLEITQAANAECSDAQTVGRIIGRDMAMSAKLLKLVNSSFFGIGRRVSSVAEAIALLALIPTDLLPTNILVFFNRT